In Zingiber officinale cultivar Zhangliang chromosome 1A, Zo_v1.1, whole genome shotgun sequence, a genomic segment contains:
- the LOC121996952 gene encoding uncharacterized protein LOC121996952, with protein MSEARDYEFADLLVDAETPLFPGCTTYTKLSAIVTLYNFKSTNGHTDNSFNELLKILGDMLPEKNTLPKDVYSMRKLLKPFDLGYEKIHACPNDCCLFRKELKDLDSCPKCGSSRWKVDKVTTKVCKGVPEKVLRYFPVIPRLKRMFKSEQKAEDLIWHSNHKSHDHMMRHPVDSIAWDTINHKWPAFASDPRNLRLGLATDGFNPFGDLSSRYSCWPVILVNYNLPPLMCMAKENLMLTLLIPGPKQPGNDIDVYLEPLVEDLKELWDIGVETYDAFSKSVFNMKAILMWTINDFPAYGNLAGCATKGKFGCPICGEGISSMWLKYSRKFAYLGHRRFLAPNHPFRQKKKWFDGNKETKGKPRPLNGLEILNVLKDIENDWGKKKMGKDMNNTKKKRKKCDGSKKVQKPVQMWKKKSIFFNLSYWSGLLLRHNLDVMHVEKNVCENIIGTMLNLKKKSKDGVNARKDLRLKKIKLPDGYSSNIGNCVSLEERKLIGLKSHDCHVLMQQLLSVALRSLLPKGPRNAIFLLCAFYNELCQRVLDRNRLEQLKENIAETLCMLERYFPPAFFTISVHLTIHLAREARLCGLVQFRWMYPFERFMKMLKGYVKNRARPEGCIAECYLTEERMRFCSAYIKKAACIGLRSNRNDDLENGVVEGRPISQGKEIILEEHLLQAAHRYVLFNTAEIDPYIQMHIEELKQTDRRFSSNETLLQKRHMETFAQWLSKHVLDNSSDRIQWLAHGPRKHVISYTGYIINGHRFHTIDVGRSTQDSGVSVEADTIWQSSSTDSHTVGRQSCDWANPGTGIKMDDDFTLVNLHQGLRTFENDPFILASQAKQVLYSRENDESNWYVLLKAPPRGIHNMDLLEGIDVIDIP; from the exons ATGTCTGAGGCAAGAGATTATGAATTTGCTGATTTATTAGTAGATGCAGAAACTCCTCTCTTCCCTGGTTGTACAACTTACACGAAGTTGTCAGCAATCGTTACATTATACAATTTCAAGTCTACAAATGGTCACACTGACAATAGTTTCAATGAGCTCCTTAAGATCTTAGGTGACATGCTTCCAGAAAAAAACACACTTCCAAAGGATGTTTACTCAATGAGAAAGTTGTTAAAACCATTTGATTTAGGATATGAGAAGATTCATGCATGCCCAAATGACTGTTGTCTTTTTAGAAAGGAGCTTAAAGATTTGGACTCGTGTCCAAAGTGTGGTTCTTCAAGATGGAAGGTAGACAAAGTCACCACCAAAGTTTGTAAAGGAGTTCCTGAAAAGGTGCTACGGTATTTTCCTGTGATACCAAGATTGAAAAGGATGTTTAAATCAGAACAAAAGGCTGAAGACTTGATTTGGCATTCCAACCATAAAAGTCATGATCATATGATGCGTCATCCAGTTGATTCAATAGCTTGGGATACGATAAATCATAAGTGGCCAGCTTTTGCATCAGATCCTAGAAATCTCCGGCTTGGTCTTGCAACAGATGGATTCAACCCTTTTGGTGATCTTAGTTctagatatagttgttggccagttattttaGTAAATTACAACCTTCCTCCGTTGATGTGCATGGCGAAGGAAAATCTTATGTTGACATTATTGATTCCAGGCCCGAAGCAACCAGGAAATGATATAGATGTATACTTGGAACCCCTAGTGGAGGATTTGAAGGAGTTATGGGACATTGGTGTGGAGACGTATGATGCATTTAGCAAGTCAGTGTTCAATATGAAAGCTATTTTGatgtggacaatcaatgattttccagcTTATGGAAACTTAGCTGGATGTGCCACAAAAGGGAAATTTGGTTGCCCAATATGCGGTGAAGGCATATCTTCTATGTGGCTTAAGTATAGTAGAAAGTTTGCATATTTAGGGCATAGGAGATTTCTTGCTCCTAATCATCCATTCCGTCAGAAGAAGAAGTGGTTTGATGGGAATAAAGAGACAAAAGGAAAACCTAGGCCTTTGAATGGATTAGAAATTCTTAATGTATTGAAAGACATTGAAAATgactggggtaaaaagaaaatgggTAAAGATATGAATAatacaaagaaaaagaggaagaagtGTGATGGTTCAAAAAAAGTTCAAAAACCAGTTCAAATGTGGAAGAAGAagtcaatatttttcaatttgtcATACTGGAGT GGGCTCCTGCTACGTCATAACTTAGATGTTATGCATGTTGAAAAGAATGTTTGCGAGAATATCATAGGTACAATGTTAAACTTAAAGAAAAAATCAAAAGATGGTGTTAACGCTCGCAAAGATTTGAG gttgaagaaaataaagttacCTGATGGCTATAGCTCAAATATTGGTAACTGTGTTTCTTTAGAAGAACGAAAGCTTATTGGGTTGAAATCTCATGATTGTCATGTTCTTATGCAACAATTGCTTTCAGTAGCATTGAGAAGTCTTTTACCAAAAGGTCCACGTAATGCTATATTTTTGCTTTGTGCATTTTACAATGAGTTATGTCAAAGAGTGTTAGATAGGAACCGTCTAGAACAACTCAAAGAGAATATTGCTGAAACTTTATGCATGTTGGAGAGGTACTTTCCACCAGCTTTCTTTACCATCTCTGTTCATTTGACAATTCATTTAGCAAGAGAGGCTCGCCTATGTGGGCTAGTTCAATTCcgctggatgtatccatttgaaag atttatgaaaatGCTTAAAGGCTATGTGAAGAACCGAGCAAGGCCAGAGGGTTGCATAGCTGAGTGTTACCTTACAGAAGAACGAATGCGATTTTGTAGTGCTTATATAAAAAAAGCTGCTTGTATTGGTCTCCGATCTAATCGGAATGACGATTTGGAAAATGGAGTAGTGGAAGGTCGCCCCATTTCTCAAGGaaaagaaattattttagaagaacaTTTGTTACAAGCAGCACATCGATATGTGTTGTTCAATACTGCAGAAATTGATCCTTACATACA GATGCACATTGAGGAACTTAAACAAACAGATCGTCGTTTCTCAAGTAATGAAACACTGTTACAAAAACGACATATGGAAACATTTGCTCAATGGTTATCAAAACATGTTCTTGATAACTCTTCAGATCGGATTCAATGGCTAGCACATGGTCCAAGAAAGcatgttatatcatatacagGTTATATTATAAATGGACATCGGTTCCACACAATTGATGTTGGAAGGTCGACACAAGATAGTGGTGTTTCAGTTGAAGCTGATACTATTTGGCAATCTAGTTCTACTGATTCACATACAGTAGGAAGACAATC GTGTGATTGGGCTAATCCTGGAACTGGTATCAAAATGGATGATGATTTTACACTTGTCAACTTACACCAAGGACTAAGGACTTTTGAAAAtgatcctttcattttagcatcacaAGCAAAGCAAGTTTTATATTCTAGGGaaaatgatgaatcaaattggtatgTGTTGCTAAAAGCGCCACCTCGAGGTATTCATAACATGGATTTGCTTGAGGGAATTGATGTTATTGATATCCCATGA